The Geoglobus acetivorans genome window below encodes:
- a CDS encoding tRNA (guanine-N1)-methyltransferase produces MRLKHLFVEFLKSRGIECISTNSRKVLGEDPIAYIARNFVSGKFRIFEGQGRFSFDLDGNRIDACRYVAWKSREGIGREEIEDRLGDFPYLVVDCSLAGLHSEKELRSLKKQVNWTLRVVREFMWDERYVVAGMDTGTSAQHFPSVEDFLDQVRPGKVILLDPGAEEEFRGENADCYIIGGIVDKTGNKRGTTALIYERLVKNGYSVERRKILLRGDVIGVPDRINHIAEIVLRAVMDGTSVEEAILSVQSRKIARWRLRKEIVKNSEKIKRNSRSFRVIRKSFFEDVKTWLNVELEDFYRCASDMGIIVVDVDFNPAKIFNVCG; encoded by the coding sequence GTGAGGTTAAAACATCTGTTCGTGGAATTTTTAAAAAGCCGGGGGATAGAATGCATATCAACAAACTCCAGAAAGGTGCTGGGCGAGGACCCCATTGCATACATTGCCAGAAATTTTGTTTCGGGAAAGTTCAGAATTTTTGAAGGCCAGGGGAGGTTTTCGTTTGATCTTGATGGAAACAGGATTGATGCCTGCAGGTATGTTGCATGGAAGAGCCGTGAGGGAATTGGCAGGGAAGAGATAGAGGACAGACTGGGAGATTTTCCATACTTGGTTGTGGACTGCTCTCTTGCCGGATTGCACAGCGAAAAGGAGCTGAGGAGCCTCAAAAAGCAGGTTAACTGGACCCTGAGAGTGGTAAGGGAATTCATGTGGGACGAGAGGTATGTTGTGGCGGGAATGGATACAGGCACTTCCGCACAGCACTTCCCATCGGTCGAGGATTTTCTTGACCAGGTCAGACCGGGAAAGGTAATTTTGCTCGATCCCGGTGCAGAGGAAGAGTTCAGGGGAGAAAATGCGGACTGCTACATCATAGGGGGAATTGTTGACAAAACCGGTAACAAGAGGGGCACCACAGCACTGATATATGAAAGACTTGTAAAGAATGGCTATTCTGTTGAAAGGAGGAAGATACTTCTCAGAGGTGATGTTATAGGTGTTCCGGACAGAATAAACCACATCGCCGAAATTGTGCTGAGAGCCGTGATGGATGGAACGAGTGTTGAGGAGGCCATTCTATCTGTTCAGAGCAGAAAAATTGCCAGGTGGAGGCTTAGAAAGGAAATTGTGAAAAATTCTGAAAAGATTAAGAGAAACAGCAGGTCTTTCAGGGTTATCAGAAAGTCCTTCTTTGAGGATGTGAAAACCTGGCTGAACGTTGAGCTGGAGGATTTTTACAGGTGTGCATCGGATATGGGCATAATCGTGGTTGATGTGGATTTCAATCCAGCAAAAATTTTTAATGTATGTGGCTGA
- a CDS encoding GNAT family N-acetyltransferase, with product MSSEVKRQFLEFEPVIFKDRKGDEVTIRQYHHEEDRERLISMYESFSPDNRCLGLPPSTRIAIENWIDYLAENGFAIVAELGGKLIGHCVIVPTADWKKVDLSIFVHQDYQDRGIGQALLRHIIDYAKRMGFDGIMLVTERDNHRAVHVYKKFGFRIVNPEHEFDMYLQLK from the coding sequence ATGTCTTCAGAAGTGAAAAGGCAATTCCTGGAATTCGAGCCAGTAATTTTCAAGGACAGGAAAGGGGACGAGGTCACCATCAGGCAGTACCACCATGAAGAGGACAGGGAAAGGCTGATCAGCATGTACGAAAGCTTCTCCCCGGACAACAGATGTCTCGGACTCCCACCGTCAACGAGAATAGCCATTGAGAACTGGATAGACTATCTTGCAGAAAACGGATTCGCCATTGTAGCGGAGCTTGGAGGGAAGCTGATTGGACACTGTGTTATTGTCCCAACAGCAGACTGGAAGAAGGTGGACCTGTCAATATTCGTCCACCAGGATTATCAGGACAGAGGGATAGGGCAGGCCCTTCTCAGACACATAATAGACTACGCAAAGAGAATGGGTTTCGACGGAATAATGCTCGTGACAGAGAGAGACAACCACAGGGCCGTCCACGTCTACAAGAAATTCGGATTCAGGATAGTCAATCCAGAGCATGAGTTCGACATGTACCTCCAGCTCAAATGA
- a CDS encoding chloride channel protein: protein MRSSYSKGHFLFLVVLTGIVSGLGAIALYLLIDMTNAFFVGSLGNITLPAPAGEPEMFSFSFSGVRVPYYLLPAIGGLLSGYIVYTLAPEAEGHGTDAVIKAFHRERGVIRARVPFVKALATAFTIGTGGSAGREGPIAQIGAGFGSVLSTFFDLSDRERRILLISGVAGGIGAIFRSPLGGALFAVEVLYRRDTETEGLIYAFLSSIISYTVFVGFLYSMRHSMPTSIFATPSFALTGFEEVPFFALTGLLSAIVGIVYIKTFYSVHNIFKNLKMKSWMKPVAGGLLTGAIIYLIPPAMGMSYGYVQLAIDGKLTVIMALSLLLGKILATSFTVGSGGSGGVFAPSIVIGSMVGALTGFLAQSILPDCSLPIGAFVLVGMGAFISAIAKTPIASIIMVLEMSGGYELLPAIMTASAISYLLSGNYSIYSEQVDTRADSPAHRREMIKDVLENLTVREAMSSENLITVSPNNSVDDVLQLIQLTGHLGFPVVDEGKLIGVITLSDINRVSDEMKENIKVEDIMTRNPLAVKPDENLEKALKLLIAKDIGRLMVVDDAGRLLGIITRSDIMKAHAKELTRLGL, encoded by the coding sequence GTGAGATCATCCTACTCAAAAGGTCATTTCCTGTTTCTCGTTGTTCTCACGGGGATCGTGTCAGGATTGGGGGCCATTGCGCTGTATCTGCTAATAGACATGACCAACGCATTCTTCGTAGGCTCCCTTGGCAACATTACACTCCCCGCACCGGCAGGCGAACCCGAAATGTTCTCTTTCAGCTTCTCCGGTGTCAGGGTTCCCTATTACCTCCTTCCGGCCATTGGAGGTCTGCTGAGCGGATACATCGTTTACACTCTCGCACCAGAAGCAGAGGGTCACGGGACAGATGCAGTGATAAAAGCATTCCACAGGGAGAGAGGTGTGATCAGGGCAAGGGTCCCATTTGTCAAGGCTCTGGCAACGGCGTTCACAATCGGCACAGGAGGGAGTGCAGGAAGGGAAGGACCTATCGCGCAGATAGGTGCCGGTTTTGGCTCCGTACTGTCCACATTCTTCGACCTCAGCGACAGAGAAAGAAGAATCCTGCTGATTTCTGGTGTTGCGGGAGGTATAGGTGCGATTTTCAGGTCTCCCCTTGGAGGGGCGCTTTTTGCCGTTGAAGTGCTTTACAGGAGAGATACCGAAACAGAGGGTTTGATATATGCGTTCCTCTCATCGATAATCTCCTACACCGTGTTCGTTGGCTTTCTGTACTCTATGAGACATTCTATGCCAACGAGTATCTTCGCCACACCCTCCTTTGCACTCACAGGCTTTGAGGAAGTTCCGTTTTTCGCACTGACCGGCCTTCTTTCTGCCATTGTGGGTATAGTCTACATCAAGACCTTTTACTCAGTCCATAACATATTCAAAAATCTGAAAATGAAAAGCTGGATGAAGCCTGTGGCCGGAGGCCTGCTTACCGGAGCCATAATCTATCTCATTCCTCCTGCCATGGGTATGAGCTACGGCTACGTTCAGCTCGCAATAGACGGAAAGCTGACTGTGATCATGGCACTCTCGCTTCTTCTCGGAAAAATACTCGCCACCTCGTTTACCGTGGGCAGCGGAGGAAGTGGAGGTGTATTCGCCCCATCAATAGTTATCGGCAGCATGGTGGGCGCACTGACAGGTTTCCTTGCCCAGTCAATACTGCCGGACTGCTCCCTCCCCATAGGAGCTTTCGTACTCGTGGGCATGGGTGCATTCATTTCCGCCATTGCAAAGACGCCGATAGCAAGCATCATAATGGTTCTCGAAATGAGCGGGGGCTATGAGCTTCTTCCAGCAATAATGACTGCCTCGGCCATCTCATACCTGCTCTCAGGAAACTACAGCATCTACAGCGAACAGGTTGATACGAGGGCCGACAGTCCTGCCCACAGAAGGGAAATGATTAAGGATGTTCTGGAGAACCTCACCGTGAGAGAGGCGATGAGTTCGGAGAATCTGATAACAGTCTCGCCAAACAATTCCGTCGATGATGTGCTGCAGCTCATACAGCTCACAGGCCATCTGGGGTTCCCGGTTGTCGATGAGGGGAAGCTCATCGGCGTCATTACACTCAGCGACATCAACAGGGTTTCCGACGAGATGAAGGAGAACATAAAGGTGGAGGACATAATGACCCGTAACCCCCTCGCAGTCAAGCCTGACGAGAACCTCGAAAAAGCCCTCAAGCTCTTAATCGCAAAGGACATCGGAAGGCTCATGGTCGTGGATGATGCGGGCAGACTGCTTGGAATAATAACCAGGAGTGATATAATGAAGGCGCACGCAAAGGAGCTGACGAGGCTGGGATTATGA
- a CDS encoding UbiX family flavin prenyltransferase, producing MRFIVAMTGASGQIFGVRLLEILRDHAEIHLVISSAARITAEHELDVPLSQVEKLADFVYSEDDIAARIASGSFRHDGMAIVPCSIKTLSSIAYGMADNLITRAADVTLKERRKLVLAVRETPLHINHLRAMVRVTEAGGVVMPPVPAFYIRPEKIEDIVDHFASRVAEVLGVQVDYRRWE from the coding sequence ATGAGATTCATAGTTGCGATGACAGGTGCATCAGGCCAGATTTTCGGAGTCAGACTCCTCGAAATTTTAAGAGATCATGCAGAAATCCATCTCGTAATCTCATCCGCTGCAAGAATCACGGCAGAGCATGAGCTGGACGTTCCCCTGAGCCAGGTTGAAAAACTGGCCGATTTCGTGTATTCTGAGGACGATATAGCCGCAAGGATTGCGAGCGGATCCTTCAGGCACGATGGTATGGCAATCGTACCCTGCAGCATCAAAACGCTCTCATCAATTGCCTACGGGATGGCGGACAACCTCATAACGAGAGCTGCAGACGTTACTCTGAAAGAGAGGAGGAAACTCGTTCTGGCCGTTAGGGAGACCCCACTCCACATAAACCACCTGAGGGCAATGGTGAGGGTTACCGAGGCAGGGGGAGTGGTCATGCCTCCAGTACCGGCCTTCTACATCAGGCCGGAAAAAATAGAGGACATTGTTGACCATTTTGCTTCGAGAGTTGCTGAGGTTCTCGGAGTGCAGGTCGATTACAGGCGGTGGGAGTGA
- a CDS encoding phosphoglycerate kinase, with protein sequence MIEEYPTLDDIDYSGRSVLVRVDINAPIVEGEILDTTRFRAHIPTIRELEDCRVVLLAHQSRPGKKDFTTLKKHAEVFSRLLNREVEYIDEVFSECAVKRILEMDAGDILLLENVRFYSEEELKKTPEEHAGSYIVSKLYRYFDFYVNDAFSASHRGHASLVGFPVVLPSVIGRLVEKEVRALSNALGSEGEKAFVLGGAKISDSVNVMKNVLEKGIAERVFLTGVVANYFLMLMGYDLGEKNIRIVEDNKEGIDDSEMKKLLKNYEDRIVLPVDFGCEIGGERVDISVEEFFRMDDKPPIKDIGRETVEMFSREIESYDIAVINGPAGVFEEEEFAYGTFEILRAVSRAGFSVVGGGHISSAARLAGLEDKVSHISTGGGASIRFLSGEKLVALETIKKYWNEKWCHSHRL encoded by the coding sequence ATGATTGAGGAGTATCCGACTCTGGATGACATTGATTATTCAGGCAGGAGCGTCCTCGTTAGGGTTGACATTAACGCACCCATCGTTGAGGGAGAGATTCTGGACACGACGAGATTCCGGGCCCACATTCCAACGATAAGAGAGCTTGAGGACTGCAGGGTTGTTCTGCTGGCCCATCAGTCGAGACCCGGAAAGAAGGATTTCACGACGCTGAAAAAGCATGCTGAAGTCTTTTCAAGGCTGCTTAACCGGGAAGTTGAGTATATTGATGAGGTTTTTTCCGAATGTGCCGTAAAGAGGATTCTGGAGATGGATGCTGGCGATATACTCTTGCTTGAGAATGTCAGGTTTTATTCTGAAGAGGAACTGAAAAAAACACCCGAAGAGCATGCCGGCTCATATATCGTATCAAAACTCTACAGGTATTTTGATTTCTATGTCAATGATGCCTTTTCCGCATCACACAGGGGTCATGCGAGTCTTGTGGGATTTCCTGTTGTTCTGCCCTCGGTGATTGGAAGGCTGGTTGAGAAGGAGGTCAGGGCATTATCGAATGCGCTCGGCAGTGAGGGTGAAAAGGCATTCGTTCTCGGCGGAGCGAAGATAAGCGATTCTGTCAACGTCATGAAAAACGTTCTTGAGAAGGGCATTGCTGAGAGGGTCTTCCTCACAGGAGTTGTTGCCAATTACTTCCTCATGCTCATGGGATACGACCTCGGAGAGAAAAACATCAGGATTGTGGAAGATAACAAGGAGGGTATTGACGATTCAGAGATGAAGAAGCTGCTGAAGAACTATGAAGACAGAATAGTCCTTCCCGTGGACTTTGGCTGTGAGATTGGAGGGGAGAGGGTCGATATTTCCGTCGAGGAGTTTTTCAGGATGGATGACAAACCGCCCATAAAGGATATTGGGAGAGAGACGGTGGAGATGTTTTCCAGAGAAATTGAGAGCTATGATATAGCCGTGATAAACGGCCCCGCCGGAGTTTTTGAAGAGGAGGAATTTGCCTACGGGACGTTTGAGATTCTCAGGGCAGTATCGAGGGCAGGATTTTCAGTGGTGGGTGGAGGACACATTTCATCTGCGGCAAGACTTGCTGGGCTTGAGGACAAGGTGAGCCACATCTCCACGGGAGGCGGGGCGAGCATAAGATTCCTGAGCGGTGAAAAGCTGGTTGCTCTGGAAACCATCAAAAAGTACTGGAATGAGAAATGGTGTCACTCCCACCGCCTGTAA
- the albA gene encoding DNA-binding protein Alba, whose product MAENAVFVGNKPVMNYVLAVLTQFNGGAKEVVVKARGRAISRAVDVAEIVRKRFLPDVEVKDIKISTEKVESEQGEANVSAIEIVLGKKD is encoded by the coding sequence ATGGCAGAAAACGCTGTGTTTGTAGGAAACAAGCCTGTAATGAACTATGTTCTGGCAGTTCTGACCCAGTTCAACGGCGGTGCAAAGGAAGTCGTTGTTAAGGCAAGGGGAAGAGCGATCAGCAGGGCTGTCGATGTTGCAGAGATCGTCAGGAAGAGATTCCTTCCAGATGTTGAGGTAAAGGACATCAAGATCTCAACCGAGAAGGTTGAGAGCGAGCAGGGCGAGGCAAACGTCTCTGCTATTGAGATTGTTCTCGGTAAGAAGGACTAA
- the asd gene encoding aspartate-semialdehyde dehydrogenase: MKYKVAVLGATGMVGQKFIQLLENHPWFEISALMASERRVGKAYGDEVEWLISSDVPENVRDMEMLPMDPRNVDADIVFSALPADIAREVEPKFAQEGFAVASNASAFRMEEDVPLVIPEVNAEHLGLIDVQKRNRGWDGFIVTNPNCTTIMLVLTLKPLLDLGLAKVNVATMQALSGAGYPGVPSMSVIDNVLPFIRGEEDKVETEPLKLLGKFTGSGIDFASITVSASCHRVPVIDGHLEAVFAEFGGNIEVNDVIEAFRSFKPIEGLPTSPEEVIVVRDEPDRPQPRLDRDAGNGMSVVVGRVRKDGDSGIKYLVLGHNTVRGAAGASILNAELMVKEKLI, from the coding sequence ATGAAATACAAAGTTGCCGTGCTCGGAGCGACCGGAATGGTCGGGCAGAAGTTCATCCAGCTCCTCGAAAACCATCCCTGGTTCGAGATTTCTGCACTGATGGCGAGTGAGAGGAGGGTTGGGAAGGCTTACGGAGACGAGGTGGAATGGCTCATCTCATCCGATGTACCTGAAAATGTAAGGGACATGGAAATGCTGCCGATGGACCCCAGAAATGTGGATGCTGATATCGTTTTCTCCGCCCTTCCCGCGGACATTGCAAGAGAGGTCGAACCCAAATTCGCTCAGGAGGGTTTTGCTGTAGCGAGCAATGCTTCTGCCTTCAGAATGGAGGAGGACGTTCCGCTGGTCATTCCTGAGGTGAATGCCGAACATCTCGGCCTGATTGACGTGCAGAAAAGGAACAGGGGCTGGGATGGGTTCATCGTAACGAATCCCAACTGCACGACCATCATGCTTGTTCTGACACTGAAACCGCTCTTGGACCTCGGGCTTGCCAAGGTAAACGTTGCCACGATGCAGGCGCTGAGCGGAGCTGGTTATCCCGGAGTGCCATCAATGTCTGTTATCGACAACGTTTTACCCTTCATCAGGGGTGAGGAGGACAAGGTTGAGACCGAACCGCTCAAACTGCTTGGAAAGTTCACGGGCAGCGGTATCGATTTTGCCAGCATAACGGTTTCAGCCTCATGTCACAGAGTTCCGGTCATTGACGGACACCTTGAGGCAGTTTTTGCCGAGTTTGGTGGAAATATAGAAGTGAACGATGTTATTGAAGCTTTCAGGAGCTTCAAGCCTATTGAAGGATTGCCCACGTCTCCGGAAGAGGTTATCGTGGTGAGGGATGAACCCGACAGACCTCAGCCGAGACTTGACAGAGATGCAGGAAATGGCATGAGCGTTGTCGTTGGGAGAGTGAGAAAGGATGGAGACAGCGGGATCAAATATCTCGTTCTCGGACACAACACTGTCAGGGGTGCTGCTGGAGCAAGCATACTGAATGCTGAGTTGATGGTAAAAGAAAAGTTAATATAG
- a CDS encoding nucleotidyltransferase domain-containing protein, producing MNFDARIENAKEESKYFENWMHYARLISRIATEILGDARVYVFGSVVDGRHTLASDIDVLIVSSNTPERLEGRAKITGKITRKIGVFSPFEFRIVTPKEFKWYQRFVKRLVEIR from the coding sequence ATGAATTTCGACGCGAGAATAGAAAATGCGAAAGAAGAGAGTAAGTACTTTGAGAACTGGATGCACTATGCAAGATTGATTTCCAGAATTGCGACTGAGATTCTTGGAGATGCGAGAGTCTATGTATTTGGCTCTGTAGTTGATGGAAGACACACGCTGGCCAGCGATATAGATGTGCTGATAGTTTCATCCAACACTCCTGAAAGGCTGGAGGGCCGGGCAAAAATTACTGGTAAAATCACGAGGAAGATAGGAGTGTTCTCACCGTTCGAATTTCGCATCGTCACACCGAAAGAGTTTAAGTGGTATCAGAGGTTTGTGAAGAGGCTTGTTGAGATCAGGTGA
- a CDS encoding HEPN domain-containing protein, giving the protein MIDRISNLENAYVTSRYLPFEFEKIEIENMFSISEKVRKLVDGL; this is encoded by the coding sequence ATAATTGACAGAATTTCAAATCTTGAAAATGCATACGTCACGTCCCGTTACCTACCATTCGAGTTTGAGAAAATTGAAATTGAAAACATGTTTAGTATTTCGGAAAAAGTACGAAAGCTGGTTGATGGACTATGA
- the glmM gene encoding phosphoglucosamine mutase, protein MERSLFGTNGVRGIANEELTAELALDLGRTIASLRDGIIAVGMDARISSPMLKSAVLAGIMSAGSDAVDVGVTPTPSLQYYVKSTKAKAGVIVTASHNPREYNGIKFVSEDGTEFSREEDAEAERVLLSKKFRRAAWNEVGSVFTDDANRVYVTGILNRVNTDIIAEKEYRVVIDCGNGAASFTSPEIARRLNCRTYTINCYPDGRFPARASEPVEENVSELKEVVKAVKADLGVAHDGDADRATFVDEKGNFVSEDVMLALMAKYYVERNGGGVVVTPVSTSRCVEDAVRDAGGEVIYTAVGSPVVAKVMKEKNAVFGGEGNGGLIFPEHLLARDGGMSFAKVLELMAEENKPLSELVKDIPHYVTLKTKVECRDKKKLLDGLKAEFEDANFTDGARIDFEDGWLLIRPSGTEPIARIFAEAKDEKKAKELLETGIEKVRKILTD, encoded by the coding sequence ATGGAACGCTCCCTTTTCGGCACGAACGGTGTCAGGGGTATTGCAAATGAAGAGCTTACAGCCGAACTCGCCCTCGATCTTGGCAGAACGATAGCCTCCCTGAGAGATGGAATTATTGCCGTTGGAATGGACGCGAGAATATCATCCCCAATGCTGAAGTCGGCAGTTCTTGCAGGGATAATGTCTGCCGGAAGTGATGCTGTTGACGTTGGGGTGACTCCAACACCCTCTCTTCAGTATTACGTTAAAAGCACAAAAGCAAAAGCAGGAGTCATAGTTACGGCCAGCCACAACCCGCGAGAATACAACGGAATTAAATTCGTAAGTGAGGATGGAACGGAGTTCAGCAGAGAGGAGGATGCTGAAGCAGAAAGAGTGCTTCTGAGCAAGAAATTCAGAAGAGCAGCCTGGAACGAGGTGGGAAGTGTTTTTACAGATGATGCAAACAGGGTTTACGTTACCGGCATACTGAACAGGGTGAATACAGACATTATCGCCGAAAAGGAATACAGAGTAGTCATAGACTGTGGAAACGGTGCCGCATCGTTTACAAGCCCGGAAATTGCAAGAAGATTGAACTGCAGAACATACACAATCAACTGCTATCCGGACGGCAGATTTCCAGCGAGAGCCTCTGAACCTGTAGAGGAGAACGTCTCTGAGCTTAAGGAGGTTGTTAAAGCAGTGAAGGCTGACCTCGGGGTCGCACATGATGGTGATGCAGACAGAGCCACCTTTGTCGATGAAAAAGGAAATTTCGTCAGCGAGGACGTCATGCTGGCCCTGATGGCGAAATACTATGTCGAGAGAAACGGCGGTGGAGTCGTGGTTACGCCTGTAAGCACATCAAGATGCGTCGAGGATGCTGTCAGAGATGCCGGGGGTGAAGTGATCTACACTGCCGTCGGCTCACCCGTTGTGGCAAAGGTGATGAAGGAGAAAAACGCCGTTTTTGGTGGAGAAGGAAACGGAGGGCTTATTTTCCCTGAACACCTGCTTGCCAGGGATGGCGGGATGAGTTTCGCCAAGGTTCTTGAGCTGATGGCTGAGGAGAACAAACCGCTGTCGGAGCTTGTAAAGGATATACCGCACTACGTTACTCTGAAAACGAAGGTCGAATGCAGAGACAAGAAAAAGCTGCTTGATGGTCTGAAAGCAGAGTTTGAAGATGCCAATTTCACCGACGGTGCAAGGATAGACTTCGAGGACGGATGGTTGCTGATCAGACCATCCGGCACGGAGCCAATAGCAAGGATTTTCGCCGAGGCGAAGGACGAGAAGAAGGCAAAGGAGCTGCTTGAGACAGGAATTGAGAAGGTGAGGAAAATACTAACAGACTGA
- a CDS encoding response regulator, protein MTRKKVMIVEDDDAVLEVLKVMLSKGNCQILVAKNGQEAIDLYRFAKPDLVLMDIELPVMDGITATKEIKKLDPGAKIIGVTAYSRSKGKYLIEAGALDIIDKPFTKKKIFQILEKYTSVC, encoded by the coding sequence ATGACAAGGAAAAAGGTTATGATTGTTGAAGACGACGATGCGGTTCTTGAGGTTCTCAAAGTGATGCTCTCGAAGGGTAACTGCCAGATCCTCGTGGCCAAAAACGGTCAGGAGGCCATAGACCTCTACAGGTTTGCAAAGCCGGACCTGGTTTTGATGGATATCGAGCTTCCGGTCATGGATGGGATAACCGCAACGAAGGAAATCAAGAAGCTCGACCCTGGAGCCAAAATAATCGGTGTTACTGCCTATTCGAGGTCAAAGGGCAAATACCTGATTGAGGCCGGGGCGCTTGACATAATTGACAAGCCATTCACCAAAAAAAAGATATTTCAAATTCTTGAAAAGTACACATCAGTCTGTTAG
- a CDS encoding metal-dependent hydrolase, with the protein MKVTWYGHACFMLEGSKKVLIDPFLTGNPLAPVKPNEVTADVILVTHGHGDHLGDAVEIARNNDCPVVGIHELSRILSAKGVEAVGMNIGGTAKLSGIAATMVKAFHSADVEEDGELIPAGDPAGFVVEMDGQKVYHCGDTDVFMDMQLIGELYEPEVMLVPIGGWYTMGIREAVKAVELVRPRYAIPMHYNTFPVIETNPEEFKKAVEGRVEGVSVVVLKPGESFEF; encoded by the coding sequence TTGAAAGTAACCTGGTACGGGCATGCCTGTTTTATGCTGGAGGGCAGCAAGAAGGTGCTGATAGATCCCTTCCTTACCGGAAACCCGCTTGCTCCTGTGAAGCCAAATGAGGTAACCGCAGACGTAATCCTGGTAACCCACGGTCACGGAGACCATCTGGGAGATGCTGTTGAAATCGCCAGGAACAACGACTGTCCGGTTGTTGGAATCCATGAGCTTTCAAGGATACTTTCCGCTAAGGGTGTTGAGGCCGTGGGTATGAACATTGGCGGAACCGCAAAACTTTCCGGAATAGCCGCCACGATGGTCAAGGCGTTCCACTCCGCAGATGTTGAGGAGGACGGAGAACTCATACCTGCCGGCGACCCCGCAGGGTTTGTGGTTGAGATGGATGGTCAGAAGGTTTACCACTGTGGAGACACGGATGTTTTCATGGACATGCAGCTCATAGGCGAGCTTTATGAGCCAGAAGTTATGCTTGTGCCGATCGGCGGTTGGTACACGATGGGGATAAGGGAGGCTGTCAAAGCTGTGGAGCTTGTCAGGCCCAGATACGCCATACCCATGCACTACAACACGTTTCCGGTCATAGAGACCAATCCTGAGGAGTTCAAAAAAGCTGTTGAGGGCAGAGTTGAGGGTGTTAGCGTAGTGGTGCTGAAACCGGGAGAAAGCTTTGAATTTTAA